The Deltaproteobacteria bacterium genome window below encodes:
- a CDS encoding carbon monoxide dehydrogenase subunit G, translating into MKIEGTYTFSAPRDRVWQVLLDPKIIGQCMPGCESMNEIGPDEYEAVMKVGVASVKGTYKGKVAIKDKQPPSHYVLSGSGSGGPGFMQGDVAIDLEEANGQTLLKYSTDAKVGGLIASVGQRMLNGVAKMMVDQFFKKMESFV; encoded by the coding sequence GTGAAGATAGAAGGCACTTACACGTTTAGTGCGCCACGCGATCGCGTTTGGCAGGTGCTGCTCGATCCGAAGATCATTGGGCAGTGCATGCCCGGCTGCGAGAGCATGAATGAGATTGGTCCGGACGAATATGAAGCGGTGATGAAGGTGGGAGTGGCCTCGGTCAAAGGAACCTACAAAGGCAAAGTCGCCATCAAAGATAAACAGCCGCCGTCGCACTATGTGCTGAGCGGTTCCGGCTCCGGCGGTCCGGGTTTCATGCAGGGCGATGTGGCCATCGATCTCGAAGAAGCCAATGGCCAGACATTGCTCAAATACAGCACCGATGCCAAGGTTGGCGGGCTGATTGCCAGCGTCGGGCAAAGAATGCTCAACGGCGTGGCCAAGATGATGGTCGATCAGTTTTTTAAGAAGATGGAGAGTTTTGTTTAA
- a CDS encoding tetratricopeptide repeat protein: protein MNLSGPIFLAALLFFGWTPRIPAQELSPKEFFSSGYALHTTGKSARAKELLQKAVDPKFTLADYSLRYLSAIAFGEKNWDQARSYALQLRQQYPQSLWYAQAELQLIKIDLAEKKHRQALASLRALRANKNAKNEILQEALLLEAQLQDNLGEPQQAFALYRDLRAGYPNSRWTDAARREQSRLRERYPEQFALSTPTAIADEADRLAREAQHGEAENLYKRLLANNPDGEFRLRLLVKLAALYMSIVKRNEAIPLLEQIARDYPEAAEAPRALYQAAQILWNRHDNAQALEYFKAVIDRFPKSSYIDRAHFALGDIYEYFGNRELAIQYYTSVPKQFPKSNLRSDALWRLAWLYYRAADWPQAQTTFASLSQTGDSSFRTAALYWQARSAEKLNDQETARQLHRRIINGGEESYYQALSQQRLGLPPSEARAISTSTTMEADPPITPEVNFHFNRARELLSLSLHRLAVAELDEVERLSRKHARLRPVLMREYFRGQAYGRSLTIANQLPGSVEDRDRFRFPLAYWSAIQKKAQEREIDPFLVLSLIRQESLFDARARSPVFALGLMQLLPSTAARVAKEIGLEPPSNEKLFEPETNLTLGMQYLRDLLQRYSNNWYKAIAAYNAGEGAVDRWEREIVTDDIEEFVERIPYIETRGYVKLVMRNHRIYKKLYKKNS, encoded by the coding sequence ATGAACCTCTCGGGGCCGATATTTCTCGCCGCTCTGCTGTTTTTCGGGTGGACACCTCGCATACCGGCTCAAGAGCTTTCTCCGAAAGAATTCTTTTCCAGCGGCTACGCCTTGCACACCACGGGCAAGTCCGCGCGCGCCAAAGAATTGTTGCAAAAGGCCGTCGACCCCAAGTTTACCCTGGCCGACTATAGTCTGCGCTATTTGTCGGCCATCGCTTTTGGCGAAAAGAATTGGGATCAGGCTCGTAGCTATGCACTGCAGCTGCGCCAGCAGTACCCGCAAAGCCTCTGGTACGCGCAAGCGGAGCTGCAGCTAATCAAAATTGACCTGGCGGAAAAGAAACACCGTCAGGCGCTTGCCAGCCTGCGCGCCCTGCGCGCGAATAAAAATGCCAAGAACGAAATTCTCCAGGAAGCGCTGCTGCTCGAAGCCCAGCTCCAAGACAACCTTGGCGAGCCGCAGCAGGCATTTGCGCTGTACCGCGACCTGCGCGCAGGCTATCCCAATTCGCGCTGGACCGACGCGGCGCGCCGCGAACAGAGCCGGCTGCGCGAGCGCTATCCTGAGCAGTTTGCACTCAGCACCCCGACCGCCATCGCCGATGAAGCTGACCGTCTAGCGCGCGAAGCGCAGCACGGCGAAGCCGAAAATCTTTATAAACGGCTTCTTGCCAACAATCCCGATGGCGAGTTCCGCCTGCGTCTGCTGGTCAAACTGGCCGCCTTGTACATGTCGATCGTCAAACGCAATGAAGCGATTCCGCTGCTCGAACAGATTGCCCGCGACTACCCCGAAGCAGCGGAAGCGCCGCGGGCGCTTTACCAGGCGGCGCAGATCCTGTGGAATCGTCATGACAACGCCCAGGCGCTGGAATATTTCAAAGCGGTGATCGACCGCTTTCCCAAGAGTAGCTACATCGACCGCGCGCACTTTGCGCTGGGCGACATCTACGAATATTTCGGCAACAGGGAGCTGGCGATTCAATATTACACCAGCGTGCCTAAGCAGTTTCCCAAGAGCAATTTGCGCAGCGATGCCCTCTGGCGGCTGGCATGGCTTTACTACCGTGCCGCCGACTGGCCGCAGGCGCAGACGACCTTTGCCTCGTTGAGTCAAACGGGCGACAGCTCGTTTCGCACTGCCGCACTCTACTGGCAAGCGCGCTCAGCGGAAAAACTAAATGACCAGGAAACCGCGCGCCAGCTGCACCGGCGTATCATCAACGGCGGAGAAGAATCGTACTATCAGGCCTTGTCCCAGCAGCGGCTTGGCTTGCCGCCTTCGGAGGCAAGGGCTATCTCCACGTCGACAACGATGGAGGCCGACCCGCCGATCACGCCCGAGGTAAATTTTCATTTCAATCGAGCGCGCGAGCTTTTGTCTCTGTCACTGCACCGCTTGGCGGTCGCCGAGCTCGACGAGGTCGAACGCCTATCGCGCAAACATGCGCGCCTGCGGCCGGTATTGATGCGCGAGTATTTCCGCGGCCAAGCCTACGGCCGCAGCCTGACGATCGCCAACCAACTGCCGGGTTCGGTGGAAGATCGCGATCGTTTCCGCTTCCCGCTCGCCTATTGGAGCGCGATTCAAAAGAAAGCTCAGGAACGGGAAATCGACCCCTTTCTGGTTTTGTCGTTGATTCGCCAGGAAAGCCTGTTCGACGCGCGGGCCCGCTCGCCGGTATTTGCGTTGGGTTTGATGCAGTTGCTGCCGTCTACTGCGGCGCGAGTGGCTAAGGAGATCGGGCTTGAACCACCGTCGAATGAAAAACTCTTCGAGCCGGAAACCAATCTGACTCTCGGCATGCAGTACCTGAGAGATCTTTTGCAGCGCTACTCGAACAATTGGTACAAAGCCATCGCCGCCTACAACGCCGGCGAAGGCGCCGTGGACCGTTGGGAGCGTGAGATCGTCACCGACGATATCGAAGAGTTTGTCGAGCGCATCCCGTACATCGAAACCCGCGGCTATGTAAAACTGGTCATGCGCAACCACCGCATCTACAAAAAGCTCTACAAAAAAAACTCATGA
- a CDS encoding gamma-glutamyl-gamma-aminobutyrate hydrolase family protein encodes MSGAPIIGITADWADATPFREPTVFLHHRYCREVERAGGVPLILPPGKSTKNLDHSLDRIDGLIISGGDFDIHPRHYGEKPIAKLGDIIPERTEFELELILRALRRDLPILGICGGAQAINVVLGGSLYQDIATQVPNAVSHRQSKMKERGGHSILVTAKTLLARAVTRRVVEVNTTHHQAIKNAGKNLLVSAQALDGLTEAVESTNHAFVLGVQWHPEVLAPKRADQRRIFSLLIAACRG; translated from the coding sequence ATGAGCGGCGCGCCGATCATCGGTATCACCGCCGATTGGGCAGATGCGACGCCGTTCCGTGAACCGACGGTTTTTCTGCACCACCGCTACTGCCGCGAAGTGGAACGAGCCGGCGGTGTGCCGCTGATTTTGCCGCCCGGCAAATCCACCAAGAACCTCGATCATTCGCTGGATCGAATCGACGGCCTGATCATCAGCGGCGGCGACTTCGACATCCACCCCCGGCATTACGGCGAAAAGCCTATTGCAAAGTTAGGCGACATCATTCCAGAGCGAACCGAATTTGAACTGGAGCTGATTCTTCGCGCTCTGCGCCGAGACTTGCCGATTCTCGGCATCTGCGGCGGCGCGCAAGCGATCAACGTCGTCCTGGGTGGCTCATTGTACCAAGACATCGCCACCCAGGTGCCAAACGCGGTCTCGCATCGGCAAAGCAAAATGAAAGAACGCGGTGGCCACAGTATTCTGGTCACAGCTAAAACGCTCCTAGCAAGGGCCGTCACTCGCCGCGTCGTCGAAGTCAACACCACCCATCACCAAGCAATAAAAAACGCGGGTAAGAATTTGCTTGTTAGCGCGCAAGCCCTTGACGGCTTGACGGAGGCGGTCGAGAGCACCAACCACGCCTTCGTGCTCGGCGTGCAATGGCACCCGGAGGTGCTAGCACCCAAACGCGCCGACCAGCGGCGCATCTTCTCTTTGTTAATTGCCGCGTGTCGCGGGTAA
- a CDS encoding GNAT family N-acetyltransferase, with product MIKPQTLKTERLRLRKVKLSDAEAIFRQYAQDPEVTRYVSWRAHQSLDETREYVRMCLLAWDVGKAYHWAIERLEDKQVIGMIITRVNGEKWELGFVLARGHWGQGYMTEAVKGLIAWAFKQKDVYRVWAVCDVDNAASARVMEKSGMQREGVLRRWSVHPNISPEPRDSYCYAIVK from the coding sequence GTGATCAAGCCACAAACGCTCAAGACCGAACGTCTACGACTCCGAAAAGTCAAACTCTCCGACGCCGAGGCGATCTTTCGCCAATACGCCCAAGACCCTGAAGTGACGCGCTACGTCAGTTGGCGCGCGCACCAGAGCCTCGATGAAACCCGCGAATACGTGCGCATGTGTTTGCTCGCCTGGGATGTCGGCAAGGCCTACCATTGGGCGATCGAGCGGCTTGAAGACAAGCAAGTTATCGGCATGATCATCACCCGCGTCAACGGCGAAAAATGGGAGTTGGGCTTCGTGCTGGCGCGCGGCCACTGGGGCCAAGGCTACATGACCGAAGCGGTCAAGGGACTGATCGCTTGGGCCTTCAAACAAAAAGATGTCTACCGAGTCTGGGCGGTGTGCGACGTCGACAATGCCGCGTCAGCCCGCGTCATGGAAAAGTCCGGCATGCAGCGCGAAGGCGTCCTGCGCCGCTGGTCAGTGCACCCCAATATCAGTCCCGAGCCGCGCGATTCCTACTGCTACGCGATTGTGAAATGA
- a CDS encoding amidohydrolase — protein MDELIISSDSHVIEPPDLWEKGMPAALRDRAPKVYFDEKRDAWMFGAEGVPEQAVGALFMAGNKPEDRERFRKEGFKLARPGGWDPIARKADMATDGVCAEVLYPSLGLALYCINDAAFQEEIFRAFNNWMIDYCSKVPDRLYGVGLISMYNIDHAIAEMERCKKAGMVGTMIWQVPDAKLPFTSDHYERFWAASAANEMPVHLHILTGFGDSMHRQTAQGIQRPRIGVDQTREIETALFDIIFTGVLKRYPKLKVVSVENEVGWMPFWIGQCDKNFKRHRHAQNLPIDRLPSEYFYEQVFSTFFNDHVGGKMFSWWGADNCMWSNDYPHQNSTWPNSRQVIERDMVDVKPADRRKLLFTNCEKLYNLKVPASLPVAA, from the coding sequence ATGGATGAATTGATTATTTCGTCTGACTCACACGTGATCGAGCCGCCCGATCTTTGGGAAAAGGGTATGCCGGCTGCGCTGCGCGACCGCGCGCCGAAAGTCTATTTCGATGAAAAGCGCGACGCCTGGATGTTTGGCGCGGAAGGGGTTCCCGAGCAGGCGGTGGGCGCATTGTTTATGGCCGGCAACAAGCCGGAGGATCGCGAGCGCTTTCGTAAAGAAGGTTTCAAGTTGGCGCGCCCAGGGGGGTGGGATCCGATCGCGCGCAAGGCAGACATGGCCACCGACGGCGTCTGCGCCGAAGTGCTTTATCCGAGCTTGGGGCTGGCGCTCTATTGCATAAACGACGCGGCGTTTCAGGAAGAGATCTTCCGCGCTTTCAATAATTGGATGATCGACTACTGCAGTAAAGTGCCGGATCGGCTCTACGGCGTCGGACTGATTTCGATGTACAACATCGATCACGCGATTGCTGAAATGGAACGCTGCAAAAAAGCCGGCATGGTCGGGACCATGATCTGGCAGGTGCCCGACGCCAAGCTGCCGTTTACCTCGGACCATTATGAGCGTTTCTGGGCGGCATCGGCGGCCAACGAGATGCCAGTTCACCTGCACATCCTTACCGGCTTTGGCGATAGCATGCACCGGCAGACCGCCCAGGGCATCCAGCGCCCGCGCATCGGTGTCGATCAAACCCGTGAGATCGAGACCGCGCTGTTCGATATTATTTTCACCGGTGTGCTCAAGCGCTATCCCAAGCTCAAAGTCGTGTCGGTGGAAAACGAAGTCGGCTGGATGCCGTTCTGGATCGGCCAGTGCGACAAGAACTTCAAGCGCCATCGCCATGCGCAGAATTTGCCGATCGACCGGCTGCCCAGCGAATATTTCTACGAACAGGTCTTTTCGACCTTCTTCAACGATCATGTGGGCGGCAAAATGTTCTCCTGGTGGGGCGCCGATAATTGCATGTGGTCCAACGACTACCCGCATCAGAACTCGACCTGGCCGAACTCACGGCAAGTCATCGAGCGCGACATGGTCGACGTGAAGCCGGCGGATCGTAGAAAGCTGCTGTTCACCAATTGTGAGAAGCTCTACAACTTGAAAGTGCCGGCGTCGCTGCCGGTGGCGGCTTAG
- a CDS encoding ABC transporter substrate-binding protein yields the protein MMRRIRFALVLAISLTAASAWAADKFTTIYSARVMAQALPWIAEEAKLFQKYNLDHNLVFIASSSIVTAALLGGDPDMTMTGGVGNVIAFARGSSEIVYIGSAKNSMTQNIIAGGNLKRPEDLRGKRIAVSRIGSNSHYFTIQALRRHGLEPNRDYTFLQSGGDPESLTALLSGNIEVASLTPPTDVQALAKGYHYVIYGPDLKIPYAATSFVTKRSTIARKPQAMARYMKAMAEAVKIMHTDKEFVYKVLGKQLRLNDRAILESAYNAEIKVMEPRLALKAEAFQAILDEVAQTEPKAKGVKPQELMDTRFLTDMEKSGFFDQLWAKR from the coding sequence ATGATGCGGCGAATCCGATTTGCGCTGGTTCTCGCGATTTCACTAACGGCTGCGAGTGCATGGGCAGCCGACAAGTTCACGACTATCTATTCCGCCCGAGTCATGGCCCAAGCGCTGCCATGGATCGCCGAAGAAGCCAAGCTCTTCCAGAAGTACAATCTTGACCACAATCTGGTTTTCATCGCGTCGTCGAGCATTGTCACGGCGGCCCTGCTCGGCGGTGATCCTGATATGACCATGACCGGCGGCGTCGGCAACGTGATCGCCTTCGCGCGCGGCTCGTCCGAGATCGTCTACATTGGCAGTGCGAAAAATTCGATGACGCAGAACATCATCGCCGGCGGCAATCTGAAGCGCCCGGAGGATTTGCGGGGAAAACGGATCGCGGTGAGCCGCATCGGCAGCAACTCGCATTACTTCACGATTCAGGCGCTGCGCCGCCATGGCCTGGAACCTAATCGCGACTACACGTTTTTGCAGTCCGGCGGCGATCCGGAGTCGCTCACGGCGCTGCTCAGCGGCAACATCGAAGTTGCCTCGCTAACGCCGCCCACGGACGTGCAAGCCTTGGCCAAAGGGTATCACTACGTCATCTACGGTCCCGATCTGAAAATTCCCTACGCTGCCACCTCGTTTGTCACCAAGCGTTCGACGATCGCGCGCAAGCCACAGGCGATGGCGCGGTACATGAAGGCGATGGCCGAAGCCGTGAAGATCATGCACACGGACAAAGAGTTCGTCTACAAGGTTTTAGGTAAACAGCTTCGGCTCAACGATCGCGCGATTCTGGAGTCGGCCTACAATGCCGAGATCAAAGTGATGGAGCCGCGCCTGGCGCTCAAAGCGGAAGCTTTTCAGGCGATTCTCGACGAGGTCGCGCAGACGGAGCCCAAAGCCAAAGGCGTTAAACCGCAGGAGCTCATGGACACGCGCTTTTTAACCGACATGGAAAAGAGTGGCTTTTTCGATCAGCTTTGGGCTAAAAGATAG